One Osmerus eperlanus chromosome 2, fOsmEpe2.1, whole genome shotgun sequence genomic window, agctagctagctatttagcAAGTTGGTTCGCTAGCTTTCTAGCTAATGTTCCTGAAAACTAGGTTGGTGTCATGGATTCGTTTTATGGTGGCTAGTGAGACAATAAACCCTATTGCGCAAGGTTTCGATTGGCATTGCCATGCTAGCgtgaactagctagctagctcgtctATGTTAGAAGCTTTTAACGCGTTAGCTATCAAAGACGTGTTAACATTAAAATGACAACATGACGGTAGctattcagttacagtagtagctAGCTATGTAACATGGGCTGATCAGGATAACGTAAAGTGCCAGGTGCCGGACAGGTCAGTGCTGGTGAAccagactagctagctaaccacaACAAGAGGGCCAGCTACTATCTTCTCATCAACTATATAGTCAAATTGTATTACATTTCACTTTTATGACATTAAATGTGAATGATTACAGCTGGCTTCGGATCGAATATATCGTAACCCTTTGACTCCTAAGAAAAGCGATCATGTCGCTCGCTAGTTCACCTGACGTCTTGTCATGAAACATGTCTATGTTGCAGGGAGAACCAGGTGTTTGGTGTCTAACTAACTGACCATCCAGAGGCTTGTTGACAGGCCAGGATGccgatccccccccctccccctccaccccctggagGACCCCCTCCGCCCCCAACCTTCAGCCAGGTGAGTAACCTAGCACAACATGAGTGATGTCACATGTCCTAGCTGTTTTTGCCAAACCGGTATATAATGTGTAACACGGTCATCAGCCAAACAGAAAGAGCTTGTTAAGAGTGCGTCAACTGTTACATATCGACTGGGTGTGTGTTCTGATGAGCGGATTTGCATTGGACTTGCTCTGGTGTGAGGAATGAGAGACAGGTTAGAGCCTGCCTCCGTAATCAAGCCTTTCCTGGATCAGAGCTGGAAGAATCCTGTTCTTCGTTTGTCCCGTGGCCTGTTCCTCTTTGCCAAACCTACCCCGAGGACGGCCGCTTTATCCAAGCGATTACACTGCAGCCCTCGCTAGTAATCATCTTCTATTTCCTCACACATGAGATGATTCCCATAATGAGCTGCACGCCCGTGCTGGGGTACAGACCTGTCAGGAGGCTAGGCTCAGCTGTGGGCCCTGGGTTATCCTGTACGTGATtgtattgtatgtttgtgtccaTGCTGTGAGGTGCCGCGAAAAGACGCCTGAAAAGAAAAGGTTTCATTATCACCATCTATGGAGGAAATGTCGTGGAGTCCTAAGTAGTTGTGTAACACCTAGAGGGGTTCCTCGGACTGTGCCAACAGGCCTCTCGCGTCGCCGTTCTCGACCAGACAGAAACAGGATCGTCTGTTGTTGTGTGATGCCTGTGGTGTCTAACTGCCCCGTGCTGTTACTCTATACCAGTGGGTCGCAACCCTGGTTcttgcccccccctgccctgcatgctctagatgtttccctgctccaacacacctggttctAATGAACGGGTCGTGatcaagctcagcagaagccggATCACGACCCGTTCATTTGAGTTCAGGCGTGTCGGAGCAGGGAagcatctagaacatgcaggacaggggggtcccgaggaccaggggTTGAAGACCGCTGCTCTGTGCCGTCCTGTGCAGCGCTAACTAGCAGAGCTGTTCCCCTCAGGCCAACACCAAGCTGAACCGGGACGAGGGGAAGGGCCGGGGAGCCCTGCTGTCGGACATCCATAAAGGAGCCCGGCTGAAGAAGGTGGGCGTGGTCAGCGACAGGAGCGCCCCCGTCCTGGAGAGTAAGACATCCCATGATCAGCACGTACTGGAGCAGGACATCCCATGATCAGCACGTACTGGAGCAGGGCATCACATGATCAGCACGTACTGTAGCAGGGCATCACATGATCAGCACGTACTGTAGCAGGGCATCACATGATCAGCACGTACTGTAGCAGGGCATCACATGATCAGCACGTACTGTAGCAGGGCATCACATGATCAGCACGTACTGTAGCAGGGCATCACATGATCAGCACGTACTGTAGCAGGGCATCACATGATCAGCACGTACTGTAGCAGGACATCACATGATCAGCACGTACTGTAGCAGGGCATCACATGATCAGCACGTACTGTAGCAGGGCATCACATGATCAGCACGTACTGTAGCAGGGCATCACATGATCAGCGCGTACTGTAGCAGGACATCACATGATCAGCACGTACTGTAGCAGGGCATCACATGATCAGCACGTACTGTAGCAGGGCATCACATGATCAGCACGTACTGTAGCAGGACATCACATGATCAGCACGTACTGTAGCAGGGCATCACATGATCAGCACGTACTGTAGCAGGGCATCACATGATCAGCACGTACTGTAGCAGGGGAGGGTTACAGTGGAGGAAACCTTCTGGAATTGGTTTTCTtggtctctacctctgtcttgctctctccctctctctctgccttcctatctctctccatctccctctttctctctgtctctctctctccctctgtctttctctgagtcaaaaatatatatatttttaagagATGGGTTTTCATCCTACCATGCTATTTGTTTTCCAGAGCCTAAAGGAGGAGCCAATGGCAGCGGTGGAGCAGGTTCCCCAGGAGCCGTCCAGCCAATGGCAGGGCTCTTCCAAGGGGGCGTGCCTAAACTGAGACCAGTCGGAGGCAAGTTAGGGTCTGGTGTGACAGGATATGCTGATGACTGCACCGCTAAAGCATGTTTACTATTCAGGTGTGGGCGGGCCCTCAGAGCACCTGTGAGATAGCGTAGGATCTCTTCTGAAAGGTGCTGTCTCACCCCCTCTGCTCTGCGTGTACCAGGAAGTGACAGAGCTGTTGTAGTTCTGCTGTGTCACTATGCAGAGAGCAGATTTGACCTCTCACGTCTGGGCTAGCGAGTAGGGATGCCACAGTTCTCGATATAATATTGAGTCGTTCCATACCCGCTTGTGCAAACCGTGGTTGAACACCCCGAGGTGGGTATTGAACCGTGGGCTAACCGCACTGTTGCGTCCTGAGTAGTGAGTGGATATCTGGAGGTGACTGTCGTCATGTCCAGGCGTGAGCTGGGGTGTCCTGGTGCCTCTGCTGGTCTGATGAAGGGACCAGCAGAGGCTTGATGGGAGTGTCCAGAGTGTGGAGCTGACTGGTTCTGTGTCCGTGTTCCAGATGGTTCCGTGGGAAGGTCGGCCCTGCAGCCTCCAGGCACACGCCATtcggcgccccgcccccccggtCGCCAGGACGACGCCGACAGCCCCCCGTCCCAGGCCTCGTCGCCCCCCGAGCAGGCGCGCTCCcagcgcccctccctccctgacctgtcCCGCCCCCCCAGCACCGGGGGGAGCCCCTCTGGGGGGATGAAGCACAGCtcctccgcccccccgcccccaccccccctcattcGCCGTGGCAacgcccccccggcccccacccAGAAGCTcgccgccccctccccctcctataACAGggagaagcccctcccccccaccccaggacAGAGGGGGCCGTCTCCGGCGCCCGGGAAACCCCCCCAGTCTCCCGGCAACAACCGGCGCCTGGCGCCCACCGGGGGAGGCTCGTCCTCCttggccccgcctcctcctccctaccgcCAGCCGGTGGCCAATGGGCCGTCCAGCCCCGTGAACGAGGCGGCGCCAGAGTTGCCACAGCGACACAACTCCCTCAGCAAGAAGCTCTCCTCCGGAGGACACACTCCAACCCGGGGCCCCGCCCCGccacccccgccctcccccacccccccaggagGAAGACCCCCGCCCCCCGTACGGGAGCCCCCCGGCCGAGGAGCAGGTAGGAACCCCTTTCTTctggtaagggtgtgtgtgtgtgtgtggaggtaatcctaacacctctctctctctctctctcagctccaccAGTACCAGGGTCGACGTCTCGGAACAGTGGCCGggaagccccgccccctccgcccccctacAGAACTCACGGTAGCTCCTCCGACCCCCCCAGCCGGGgcaagcccccccctcccccctcccgcacCCCCGCcgggccccctccccctcccccgcccctccgcAATGGACACGCCTCCACCCCTCGTTCCTtcgtaggtgagtgtgtgtgtgtgtccccctccacccttggtCACCTGACACAGGAACGCCGTCCGTGCTGTCAGTTactgcatccctccatcacacTCTCCTCTTGACCTCTACCCTGACCTTGTGTTACCGTGACGACAGTATGGCGTCAGCCTGCGGCCTTAAGGCCGGCCACAGCagctctggtctgtgtgtgtgtttctaacagtcacgtctctctcccctctcctgtctccctgacctgtctccctgacccatctctctcccctctcctgtctccctgacctgtctctctcccctctcctgtctccctgacccgtctctctcccctctcctgtctccctgacccgtctctctcccctctcctgtctccctgacccgtctctctcccctctcctgtctccctgacccgtctctctcccctctcctgtctccctgatCCGTCTCTCTCAGATGACTTTGAGTCCAAGTACTCGTTCCATCCCCTGGACGACTTCCCCCCTCCAGAGGAGTACAGGCACTTCAACAAGATCTACCCCAGCAAGGCCAACCGAGGTgggcactcactctcacacacacacactccctctaacacacgtacacacactcctggagATGTGacgggatgggtgtgtgtgttttgacagggatgagaggagccccgcccctgccccctgTTCAAAGGTGAACACTGTGTGACCACACTACCCCAGgagaccaggacacacacacacacagtacacacacacacagtacacacacacacactgtacctaaTCACTTAGAGCCAAATCATTCTAACAACATAGCATCTACATCCTAACTACATTCCCACGCTGCTTCCTCCTGAGTGGCCCACCAGGACGCCTGtcaagacagacaggaagtacccTTAACCAATCACCACGCAGGACATCCCACTCCCTCCGGATGAGCGAGAACGCAGGGACAGAAGAGAGACCAGATATGTCTGGCTGTGACAAGGCCAGGGTCGGGTGTGAACTGAACCTCTTTGTGCCATTCTAACCCAGGGAGGTGTGCGTTGCCATGACAACCCAGGGAGGTGTGCGTTGCcatgacacaaaaaaaaaaaacatttcgaCGTGCGCGCGCACGTCACCATGGAAACAGGAGAGCATGAGCCCCACACCTGACGCGAAAGAAGAGAAAAGATGATTCTACAGCCTGTTGCTATGGCTATCACCGATAACCGATTTTTGGGGGGCCGTGGGTGGATAAACTGACGTATGGAGGAAGAACGGCTCTTCACGGAGGGAACTTAGCTGCTCTCAGGTCAGCTCAATAGGACAGAGACTGCAAACAGAAATGAGGGGACCTGTGTTGAAACAGTGTTAAGGACACAGTCTTGTGTCCAGGCTACTGAAAGGTCACCATGCCATTTGATCTGTCACACCTGGCGATCTAAACAATGCATAttccacagagagaaaaaagatcaaTTCAACCCTGGTTGGACAGGAGGATCTAAGGAGGGTCATTCCACAAGTGCCAATGGAGGCAAAACACAACTAATAACAGCCCATCTCctactgacccctgacctctcctactgaccctacccctctctctcctacccctgTCCCCCTTGTGGCATCAGTGGACAGGGATAGAGGAGTTGTGGAAGAGTTGGCAGTCATGATGTAAACCTGAGGGTGGTATTCTAGTGTGTGACAATCGCTGGTTGGGGGGAGAAAAAGTCTTCCTTTTGAATGATAATGTTGGACTGTTGCCGCAAAAAAACACTACACTTTACTCCCCTCCCTATATCCCCCTCAatcccgcccgcccccccccacccgcggTACCTCCCGCGCCAGGTACCTCCCGCGCCAGGTACCTCCCGCTACACTACCAGGGTCAGTAGTTCTCAGCCCATGTTCTCAACACTACCATTTAACTAGCTGTGTAATTCGCTTTTTGAGATCATTGCATGTATTAACCGGTTACCAAATCAAATTAGTGGCATTAACTGCATGTGACATTTAACAGTCATCTTTCTTCAAAGCCATGAGTGGGGGGCCTAACTGATGTTGATTGAAATCTAGATTTTTATCTGAGGTATTTTTAACTAAATGGATGCTTGATGATGTTAGTCAAGAGAAAGGTATACTTTATTTTATGTTCCTGAATCAGGTTCCAATAACAGCCCTGTTGAGGAAGTTTTTGAGTTGTTCTCCTTGGGGAGACTATGACCCAACACTTCTCTTTGTGTTTGTTCGTTGATGTGTTGAAAAACGGCCAAATTTATGTTATTGGACAAATGTCAATAACCATGTGATCTGCGGGCATTCCTGTGTTGTACGAACGTGAGCGTTgcgtcctcctcctgcttccgCCTGCACAGAGGAGACGCAACGCTGCTCTAGTCAGCCTCCCCAGAGCAGCTGTCATTGAGCCACCTTGTAAAGTCAGCGCAGAGGGAGTTGAGGAAGGGAAGTTCAAATTCGACTCGAGTCAAGCACCCCTCAGGTCTGAAGCCAGTGCTTAAACATGTGGGTGAAACCATCTTCAAGGCGGGTACTTGAGATTGGTCCCTAGATTCCGACTCTTGCGTGGTGACGATGTCAAACGGGTCTTACTGTGTCCAGTATGGTGACCTGTTAGTTCCCCCTTGAGTGATTTGCAAACCCCCTCAGCTGTTAATGTACAACCTCtttctcctcacacacccttCCATTGCTGATATTTTGCCTTATTACAAATTTGCTGTAAAACTTTATCTTTTCAGAA contains:
- the wipf2b gene encoding WAS/WASL-interacting protein family member 2b isoform X2; translated protein: MPIPPPPPPPPGGPPPPPTFSQANTKLNRDEGKGRGALLSDIHKGARLKKVGVVSDRSAPVLEKPKGGANGSGGAGSPGAVQPMAGLFQGGVPKLRPVGDGSVGRSALQPPGTRHSAPRPPGRQDDADSPPSQASSPPEQARSQRPSLPDLSRPPSTGGSPSGGMKHSSSAPPPPPPLIRRGNAPPAPTQKLAAPSPSYNREKPLPPTPGQRGPSPAPGKPPQSPGNNRRLAPTGGGSSSLAPPPPPYRQPVANGPSSPVNEAAPELPQRHNSLSKKLSSGGHTPTRGPAPPPPPSPTPPGGRPPPPVREPPGRGAAPPVPGSTSRNSGREAPPPPPPYRTHDDFESKYSFHPLDDFPPPEEYRHFNKIYPSKANRGMRGAPPLPPVQR
- the wipf2b gene encoding WAS/WASL-interacting protein family member 2b isoform X1; this encodes MPIPPPPPPPPGGPPPPPTFSQANTKLNRDEGKGRGALLSDIHKGARLKKVGVVSDRSAPVLEKPKGGANGSGGAGSPGAVQPMAGLFQGGVPKLRPVGDGSVGRSALQPPGTRHSAPRPPGRQDDADSPPSQASSPPEQARSQRPSLPDLSRPPSTGGSPSGGMKHSSSAPPPPPPLIRRGNAPPAPTQKLAAPSPSYNREKPLPPTPGQRGPSPAPGKPPQSPGNNRRLAPTGGGSSSLAPPPPPYRQPVANGPSSPVNEAAPELPQRHNSLSKKLSSGGHTPTRGPAPPPPPSPTPPGGRPPPPVREPPGRGAAPPVPGSTSRNSGREAPPPPPPYRTHGSSSDPPSRGKPPPPPSRTPAGPPPPPPPLRNGHASTPRSFVDDFESKYSFHPLDDFPPPEEYRHFNKIYPSKANRGMRGAPPLPPVQR